Proteins co-encoded in one Ruegeria pomeroyi DSS-3 genomic window:
- a CDS encoding radical SAM protein has protein sequence MKDHAQHTANIGKFQDSFVTADGQARASVPLSRPETLWFNTGTLCNIECANCYILSSPKNDALVYLSADEVSAYLDQIAARGWPVHEIGFTGGEPFMNPQIIAMSRTALERGFEVLILTNAMRPMMRKTMRLGVAALVRDFGDRLTLRVSVDHHSAACHDAERGAGSFARTLAGMVWLRDCGARMTVAGRTVWGESEAEARAGYAALYAEYGFAIDAFDPGQTVLFPEMDERVEVPEITTACWDILGKSPETVMCASSRMVVKRKGAAHPVVLACTLLPYAPEFELGQTLAEAERPVQLNHPHCAKFCVLGGASCSA, from the coding sequence ATGAAGGATCACGCGCAACATACCGCCAATATCGGCAAATTTCAGGACAGTTTCGTGACAGCCGACGGCCAGGCCCGCGCCAGCGTCCCGCTCAGCCGTCCCGAGACGCTGTGGTTCAATACCGGCACGCTGTGCAATATCGAATGCGCCAATTGCTATATCCTGTCGAGCCCGAAGAACGATGCGCTGGTCTATCTGAGCGCCGATGAGGTGAGCGCCTATCTGGACCAGATCGCGGCGCGCGGCTGGCCGGTGCACGAGATCGGGTTCACCGGCGGTGAACCCTTCATGAACCCGCAGATTATCGCCATGTCGCGGACGGCGCTGGAGCGCGGGTTCGAGGTGCTGATCCTGACCAATGCCATGCGCCCGATGATGCGCAAGACGATGCGGCTGGGGGTGGCGGCGCTGGTGCGCGACTTCGGCGACAGGCTCACCCTGCGCGTCTCGGTCGATCACCACAGCGCCGCCTGTCATGACGCCGAGCGCGGCGCCGGCAGCTTTGCGCGCACGCTGGCTGGGATGGTGTGGCTGCGCGATTGCGGCGCGCGGATGACCGTGGCCGGGCGCACCGTCTGGGGCGAAAGCGAGGCTGAGGCGCGCGCGGGCTATGCGGCGCTATATGCCGAATACGGGTTTGCGATCGACGCCTTTGATCCCGGCCAGACCGTGCTGTTCCCCGAGATGGACGAACGGGTCGAAGTGCCCGAGATCACCACCGCCTGCTGGGACATCCTGGGCAAATCCCCCGAAACGGTCATGTGCGCCAGTTCGCGCATGGTGGTGAAGCGCAAGGGCGCGGCGCATCCCGTGGTGCTGGCCTGCACCCTGTTGCCCTATGCGCCCGAATTCGAACTGGGCCAAACGCTGGCCGAGGCGGAACGCCCCGTGCAGCTGAACCACCCCCATTGCGCCAAGTTCTGTGTGCTGGGCGGGGCCAGCTGCTCGGCCTGA
- a CDS encoding usg protein, producing MERSETELMLKGYGLTTAELFYHMPDHIHVLNSFVWQEYDLAPDHPRLFGFIEFWQREIDGPLHSVRFTHRKMISPGEWRNVVGEFRLH from the coding sequence ATGGAGCGGAGTGAAACCGAACTGATGCTCAAGGGCTATGGCCTGACCACGGCCGAGCTTTTCTATCACATGCCCGATCATATCCATGTTCTGAACAGTTTCGTGTGGCAGGAGTACGACCTGGCGCCGGACCATCCCAGGCTATTCGGCTTCATCGAATTCTGGCAGCGCGAAATCGACGGGCCGCTGCATTCGGTGCGTTTCACCCACCGCAAGATGATCTCGCCGGGGGAATGGCGCAATGTGGTGGGAGAGTTCCGGCTGCATTGA
- the gyrA gene encoding DNA gyrase subunit A, translating to MSDTPETPENEDEIPIARSAYVGPTVSIESEMRTSYLDYAMSVIVSRAIPDLRDGLKPVHRRILYAMHETGNGHDKPYRKSARPVGDVMGKYHPHGDSAIYDALVRMAQDFSMSLPLLDGQGNFGSMDGDNPAAMRYTEVRMDKPAAFLLSDIDKETVDFQDNYDGKDREPTVLPARFPNMLVNGAGGIAVGMATNIPPHNLGEVVDATLALIDDPDLTSEQLIDYVPGPDFPTGGVMLGRSGARKAYLEGRGSVIIRAKTRVEELRKDRYAIIVDEIPYQVNKATMIEKIAEAVREKRIEGVAHVQDESDRNGVRVVVELKRDATPEVVLNQLYRFSPMQTSFGCNMLALNGGRPEQLTLRRFLTCFIDFREEVVARRTAHDLRKARERSHVLCGLAVAVSNVDEVVATIRSSADAADAREKLMTRRWPAADIAAYLRLIDDPLSKMNEDGTYNLTEVQARAILDLRLQRLTQLGVKEVTDELEVLAGKIKEYLEILGSRERIMGIIADELREVREQFAVPRRTEIVDWSGDMEDEDLIEREDMVVTVTSGGYIKRTPLADFRAQKRGGKGLSGMQTKEEDVVTTLFVANTHTQLLFFTTDGMVYKLKTWRLPQSGRTGKGKAIVNILPIPTGVSIAAIMPVDVPDEEWDALQIVFATSAGDVRRNALSDFTNVKRNGKIAMKLPEDVELVNARICSEEDDVMLITNSGRAIRFPTTDVRVFKGRDSTGVRGIRLQNGDRVVSMSVIRHFEAEPWERAEFIKRFRTILGAEMEDDAAETDEDAVEGEGVLTDERYQEMQDAQDLILTITVTGLGKLSSSHDYPVRGRGGQGVKAISAGPRGGTLAASFPVLMDDQIMLATSGGQSIRVPVEGISFRSRSAGGVRVFNTSKGEEVVSVARIAEQGDEEGEEE from the coding sequence GTGAGCGATACGCCAGAAACCCCTGAAAACGAAGACGAAATCCCCATCGCGCGCAGCGCCTATGTGGGGCCGACCGTTTCCATCGAATCCGAGATGCGGACCTCCTATCTCGATTATGCGATGTCGGTCATCGTCAGCCGTGCCATCCCCGATCTGCGCGACGGGCTGAAACCGGTGCATCGGCGCATCCTCTATGCCATGCACGAAACCGGCAACGGCCATGACAAGCCCTATCGCAAATCGGCGCGCCCGGTGGGTGATGTCATGGGTAAGTACCACCCCCATGGCGACAGCGCGATCTATGACGCGCTGGTGCGGATGGCGCAGGATTTCTCGATGTCGCTGCCGCTCCTGGACGGTCAGGGCAATTTCGGCTCGATGGACGGCGATAACCCCGCCGCCATGCGCTATACCGAAGTGCGGATGGACAAGCCCGCCGCCTTTCTGCTGAGCGATATCGACAAGGAAACCGTCGACTTCCAGGACAACTACGACGGCAAGGACCGCGAACCCACGGTGCTGCCGGCGCGCTTCCCCAACATGCTGGTCAATGGTGCCGGCGGTATCGCCGTCGGCATGGCCACCAACATCCCGCCCCACAACCTGGGCGAGGTGGTGGATGCCACCCTGGCGCTGATCGACGATCCGGACCTGACCAGCGAACAGCTGATCGACTATGTGCCCGGCCCCGATTTCCCCACCGGCGGTGTGATGCTGGGCCGCTCGGGCGCGCGCAAGGCCTATCTGGAAGGGCGCGGCAGCGTCATCATCCGCGCCAAGACCCGGGTCGAGGAACTGCGCAAGGACCGTTACGCCATCATCGTCGACGAGATCCCCTATCAGGTGAACAAGGCGACGATGATCGAGAAGATCGCCGAGGCGGTGCGCGAGAAACGCATCGAGGGCGTGGCCCATGTGCAGGACGAAAGCGACCGCAACGGCGTGCGCGTGGTGGTCGAGCTGAAACGCGACGCCACCCCCGAGGTGGTGCTGAACCAGCTGTATCGCTTTTCGCCGATGCAGACCTCGTTCGGCTGCAACATGCTGGCGCTCAACGGCGGCCGCCCCGAGCAGCTGACCCTGCGCCGTTTCCTCACCTGTTTCATCGACTTCCGCGAAGAGGTGGTCGCCCGCCGGACCGCGCATGACCTGCGCAAGGCCCGCGAACGCAGCCATGTCCTGTGCGGCCTGGCGGTGGCGGTGTCCAATGTCGACGAGGTGGTCGCCACCATCCGTTCGTCCGCCGATGCGGCGGATGCGCGCGAAAAGCTGATGACGCGGCGCTGGCCCGCCGCCGATATCGCCGCTTACCTGCGGCTGATCGACGATCCGCTGTCCAAGATGAACGAGGACGGCACCTATAACCTGACCGAGGTACAGGCCCGGGCCATCCTGGACCTGCGCCTGCAGCGCCTGACCCAGCTGGGCGTCAAGGAGGTCACCGACGAGCTTGAGGTTCTGGCCGGCAAGATCAAGGAATACCTCGAAATTCTCGGCTCGCGCGAGCGGATCATGGGCATCATCGCGGACGAGCTGCGCGAAGTGCGCGAGCAATTCGCCGTGCCCCGCCGCACCGAGATCGTCGACTGGTCCGGCGACATGGAGGACGAGGACCTGATCGAGCGCGAGGACATGGTGGTGACCGTGACCTCGGGCGGCTATATCAAGCGGACCCCGCTGGCCGATTTCCGCGCCCAGAAGCGCGGCGGCAAGGGTCTGAGCGGCATGCAGACCAAGGAAGAGGATGTGGTCACCACCCTCTTCGTGGCCAATACGCATACGCAGCTTCTGTTCTTCACCACCGATGGCATGGTCTACAAGCTCAAGACCTGGCGCCTGCCGCAATCGGGGCGCACCGGCAAGGGCAAGGCCATCGTCAACATCCTGCCCATCCCCACCGGGGTTTCCATCGCCGCAATCATGCCGGTCGATGTGCCGGACGAGGAATGGGACGCCCTTCAGATCGTCTTTGCCACCAGCGCCGGCGATGTGCGTCGCAACGCGCTGAGCGATTTCACCAATGTGAAGCGCAACGGCAAGATCGCGATGAAACTGCCCGAGGATGTGGAACTGGTGAATGCGCGCATCTGCTCGGAAGAGGATGACGTGATGCTGATCACCAATTCCGGCCGCGCGATCCGCTTCCCCACCACCGATGTGCGCGTCTTCAAGGGGCGCGATTCCACCGGGGTGCGCGGCATTCGCCTGCAAAACGGCGACCGGGTCGTGTCGATGTCGGTGATCCGCCATTTCGAGGCCGAGCCATGGGAACGTGCCGAGTTCATCAAGCGGTTCCGGACCATTCTGGGCGCCGAAATGGAAGACGACGCCGCGGAGACTGACGAGGATGCGGTCGAGGGCGAGGGCGTTCTCACCGACGAGCGTTATCAGGAGATGCAGGATGCGCAGGATCTGATCCTGACCATCACGGTCACCGGTCTGGGCAAGCTGTCGTCGTCGCATGACTATCCGGTGCGCGGGCGCGGTGGCCAGGGGGTCAAGGCGATCTCGGCGGGTCCGCGTGGCGGCACGCTTGCAGCCTCGTTCCCGGTGCTGATGGATGACCAGATCATGCTGGCCACTTCGGGCGGGCAGTCGATTCGGGTGCCGGTCGAGGGTATCTCGTTCCGCTCGCGCAGCGCCGGTGGCGTGCGAGTGTTCAACACCTCGAAAGGCGAAGAGGTCGTCAGCGTTGCCCGCATCGCCGAACAGGGCGATGAAGAAGGCGAAGAGGAATAA
- a CDS encoding DUF6614 family protein, whose protein sequence is MNLYHCAIDLKHEAKALAFAAALDHWMQYLKARGVVRDWRLLRRKLNLAADSCRDFLLEIEFDDMTQLDRAFRVLGEHDEEVERLYGAVSALIAHSDFGLYRPFPDPERAERMALL, encoded by the coding sequence ATGAACCTTTACCACTGCGCAATCGACCTGAAACACGAGGCCAAGGCGCTGGCCTTTGCCGCGGCACTTGACCACTGGATGCAGTATCTCAAGGCGCGCGGCGTGGTGCGCGACTGGCGGCTGTTGCGGCGAAAGCTGAACCTGGCCGCCGACAGCTGCCGCGATTTCCTGCTTGAGATCGAATTCGACGACATGACCCAGCTGGACCGCGCCTTTCGGGTGCTGGGCGAGCATGACGAAGAGGTCGAGCGCCTGTATGGCGCGGTCAGCGCGCTGATTGCCCACTCGGATTTCGGCCTTTACCGCCCCTTCCCCGACCCAGAACGGGCCGAGCGCATGGCCCTGCTTTGA
- a CDS encoding carboxypeptidase M32, whose product MSAFEQLMAHARETAALDQIAGRLGWDQETMMPRGAAPQRAEESAAIAGVLHARRTDPQVGDWLAAAEAPDEAGAAQLREIRRSFERTARVPADLARALARTTARAQGVWAEARADEDVAAFLPDLKEVVALRREEGQALAQGGDLYDALLEEYEPATSAAQIAETFDTMRPRLVALRSAVLDRPVPQRLEGQFDESAQMKLSRHLARSFGYDMAHGRVDKAVHPFSSGSGLDVRITTRTNPDDPFNCFYSTIHEVGHAAYEQNIDRAYLLTPLGRGVSMGVHESQSRIYENQLGRSRAFTGWLFGQMRAAFGDFGIADEDAFYATVNTVHRGYIRTEADEVQYNLHIMLRFDLERALMAGDLAVDDLEAAWNDRFAADFGYQVDKPSNGCLQDVHWSVGLFGYFPTYALGNVYAGCLYQALRQAVPGLEADLAQGDTAAATGWLADQVQRHGGLYAPREVIARASGIEPGPEPLLDYLEAKFGALYDL is encoded by the coding sequence ATGAGCGCATTCGAACAGTTGATGGCGCATGCCCGCGAGACGGCGGCGCTGGACCAGATCGCCGGGCGGCTGGGCTGGGATCAGGAAACAATGATGCCGCGCGGGGCGGCGCCGCAACGGGCCGAGGAAAGCGCCGCCATCGCCGGTGTGCTGCATGCTCGTCGCACCGATCCGCAGGTGGGCGACTGGCTGGCGGCGGCCGAGGCGCCGGACGAGGCGGGTGCCGCGCAGCTGCGAGAGATCCGGCGCAGCTTTGAGCGGACAGCGCGCGTGCCCGCCGATCTGGCCCGGGCACTGGCGCGTACCACGGCGCGGGCGCAGGGCGTCTGGGCCGAGGCGCGCGCCGACGAGGATGTGGCGGCGTTTCTGCCCGACCTGAAAGAGGTGGTGGCGCTGCGCCGCGAAGAGGGGCAGGCGCTGGCCCAGGGCGGCGATCTCTATGACGCGCTGCTGGAGGAATACGAACCCGCCACCAGTGCGGCCCAGATCGCCGAAACCTTTGACACCATGCGCCCGCGCCTAGTGGCGCTGCGCTCGGCGGTGCTGGATCGCCCTGTTCCGCAACGGCTGGAGGGGCAGTTCGACGAGTCAGCGCAGATGAAGCTTAGCCGGCATCTGGCGCGCAGCTTTGGCTATGACATGGCGCATGGCCGGGTCGACAAGGCGGTGCATCCGTTCAGTTCCGGTTCCGGTCTTGATGTGCGGATCACCACGCGGACCAATCCCGACGATCCGTTCAACTGTTTCTACTCGACCATCCACGAGGTCGGCCACGCGGCCTATGAGCAGAATATCGACCGGGCCTATCTGCTGACCCCGCTGGGGCGCGGCGTGTCGATGGGGGTCCATGAAAGCCAGAGCCGGATTTACGAGAACCAGCTGGGCCGCAGCCGTGCCTTTACCGGCTGGCTGTTCGGCCAGATGCGCGCTGCATTCGGCGATTTCGGGATCGCGGATGAGGATGCGTTCTATGCCACCGTCAACACAGTGCACCGCGGCTATATCCGCACCGAAGCGGACGAGGTGCAGTATAACCTGCATATCATGCTGCGCTTCGATCTGGAGCGGGCACTGATGGCGGGTGATCTGGCGGTGGACGATCTGGAAGCCGCCTGGAATGACCGCTTTGCCGCCGATTTCGGCTATCAGGTGGACAAGCCTTCGAACGGGTGCCTGCAGGATGTGCATTGGTCGGTGGGGCTGTTCGGCTATTTCCCGACCTATGCGTTGGGCAATGTCTATGCCGGCTGCCTCTATCAGGCGCTGCGTCAGGCGGTGCCGGGGCTGGAAGCGGATCTGGCCCAGGGTGACACGGCGGCGGCGACCGGATGGCTCGCAGATCAGGTGCAGCGCCATGGCGGGCTTTATGCCCCGCGCGAAGTGATCGCACGGGCCAGCGGTATCGAGCCGGGGCCCGAACCGCTGCTTGATTATCTCGAGGCCAAGTTCGGGGCGTTGTACGATCTCTGA
- the ctaA gene encoding heme A synthase → MSSKRSIFEEVSDGARAAAAQPGMIDRGRGGARGAIRAWLAVLFALVVAMIVVGGLTRLTDSGLSITEWRPVTGAIPPLSEADWQAEFDKYKQIDQWRLQNQWMELADFKSIYWWEWGHRQLGRVIGLVWALGFFGFLLARKIPAGWTGRLILPGVLGGVQGAVGAWMVASGITQGEGMTSVASYRLATHLGLAFVILGLLAWSILQLGRSERDLMQARRTKEARLFGLATGWLHLAFLQILIGALVAGLDAGRNYVDWPLMAGQVIPPDPLELSPLWRNFFENPGLVQFIHRIVGYLLLAYGVMVWLRGRRSAHAQTRFAFNAGFAALSLQVVLGIVTVLYAAPWQIAILHQLLAVGVFVLILRARFLCAYPIATSIRG, encoded by the coding sequence ATGAGCAGCAAGCGCAGCATCTTTGAGGAGGTCTCGGACGGGGCTCGGGCGGCGGCGGCGCAGCCCGGTATGATCGACCGGGGACGGGGCGGCGCGCGCGGCGCGATCCGGGCCTGGCTGGCGGTGCTCTTTGCACTGGTGGTGGCGATGATCGTGGTGGGCGGGCTGACCCGGCTGACCGACAGCGGTCTCTCGATCACCGAATGGCGCCCGGTCACGGGCGCGATTCCGCCGCTGAGCGAGGCCGACTGGCAGGCCGAATTCGACAAATACAAGCAGATCGACCAGTGGCGCTTGCAGAACCAGTGGATGGAACTGGCGGATTTCAAGTCGATCTACTGGTGGGAATGGGGCCACCGCCAGCTGGGCCGGGTGATCGGTCTGGTCTGGGCGCTGGGGTTCTTCGGCTTCCTGCTGGCGCGCAAGATCCCCGCTGGCTGGACCGGGCGGCTGATCCTGCCCGGCGTGCTGGGCGGGGTGCAGGGCGCGGTTGGCGCTTGGATGGTCGCCTCGGGCATCACCCAGGGCGAGGGCATGACCTCGGTCGCCTCCTACCGGCTGGCCACCCATCTGGGCCTGGCCTTTGTCATCCTTGGGCTGCTGGCCTGGTCCATCCTGCAACTGGGGCGCAGCGAGCGCGACCTGATGCAGGCCCGCCGCACCAAGGAGGCGCGGTTGTTCGGGCTGGCCACGGGCTGGCTGCATCTTGCATTTCTGCAAATCCTGATAGGGGCGCTGGTGGCGGGCCTCGATGCCGGGCGCAACTATGTCGACTGGCCGCTCATGGCGGGGCAGGTGATCCCGCCCGACCCGCTGGAGTTGAGCCCGCTCTGGCGCAACTTCTTTGAAAATCCCGGTCTGGTGCAGTTCATCCACCGTATCGTCGGCTATCTCCTGCTGGCCTATGGGGTGATGGTCTGGCTGCGGGGGCGGCGCAGCGCCCATGCGCAAACCCGGTTTGCCTTCAACGCCGGTTTTGCGGCGTTGAGCCTGCAGGTGGTGCTGGGCATCGTCACCGTGCTTTATGCCGCGCCCTGGCAGATCGCCATTCTGCACCAGCTGCTGGCGGTCGGGGTGTTCGTGCTGATCCTGCGGGCGCGGTTCCTGTGCGCCTATCCAATTGCAACCTCCATCCGGGGATAA
- a CDS encoding RNA methyltransferase, with translation MPSDKAQPAIVLVRPQMGENIGAAARAMWNFGLDRMRIVAPRDGWPNSRAVAMSSGAGRLLDEAQLYDDLPGALGDCTYVFATTARPREMTKPVYSPERAMQLAAEKLAAGEKVAVLFGPERAGLENDDIARANAIITVPVNPDYASLNLGQCVLLVAYEWMRQTGDVVHLSDAPGPKGEWATGLEIEKLAEHYEQRLDEAGFFFPPEKAEGMQQNLRNLWSRMRLTRADVQMLHGIMRQMVRWKERG, from the coding sequence ATGCCCAGCGACAAGGCGCAGCCCGCAATCGTGCTTGTGCGGCCGCAGATGGGAGAGAATATCGGCGCGGCGGCGCGGGCGATGTGGAATTTCGGCCTGGACCGGATGCGCATCGTGGCGCCGCGCGATGGCTGGCCCAACAGCCGGGCGGTGGCGATGTCCTCGGGCGCGGGGCGGCTGCTGGACGAGGCGCAGCTTTATGACGATCTGCCGGGCGCCCTGGGCGATTGCACCTATGTCTTTGCCACCACCGCGCGCCCGCGCGAGATGACCAAGCCGGTCTACAGCCCGGAACGCGCCATGCAGCTGGCCGCCGAGAAACTGGCGGCGGGCGAGAAGGTGGCGGTGCTGTTCGGGCCGGAACGGGCCGGGCTGGAAAACGACGATATCGCGCGCGCCAATGCAATCATCACCGTGCCGGTGAACCCCGATTACGCCTCGTTGAACCTTGGCCAATGCGTGTTGCTGGTGGCCTATGAGTGGATGCGCCAGACCGGGGACGTGGTGCATCTGTCCGACGCGCCCGGCCCCAAGGGCGAATGGGCCACCGGGCTGGAGATCGAGAAACTGGCCGAGCATTACGAGCAGCGGCTGGACGAGGCAGGGTTCTTCTTTCCGCCCGAAAAGGCCGAGGGCATGCAGCAGAACCTGCGCAACCTGTGGAGCCGGATGCGGCTGACCCGGGCGGATGTGCAGATGCTGCACGGGATCATGCGGCAGATGGTCCGCTGGAAAGAGCGCGGCTGA
- a CDS encoding thiamine phosphate synthase, protein METPEQPQLYLITPPSIDLDLFPDQLARVLDGAEIACIRLALASRDEDLLSRAADACREVAHARDVALVIADHVLLAQRLGLDGVHLSDAARSVRAARKELGADAIVGSFCGTSRHDGMSAGEAGADYVAFGPIGAHGLDDGSVAERDLFEWWSAVIEVPVVAEGALTADLVRSFAPITDFFGVGDEIWSAEDPLAALKGLISAMT, encoded by the coding sequence ATGGAAACCCCCGAGCAGCCGCAGCTTTACCTGATCACCCCGCCCAGCATCGACCTCGACCTGTTTCCCGATCAGCTCGCCCGCGTGCTCGACGGGGCCGAGATCGCCTGCATCCGCCTGGCCCTGGCCAGCCGGGACGAGGATCTGCTGTCGCGCGCCGCGGACGCCTGCCGCGAGGTGGCCCATGCCCGTGACGTGGCGCTGGTGATCGCCGATCACGTGCTGCTGGCCCAGCGGCTGGGCCTTGACGGGGTGCATCTGTCGGATGCGGCCCGCTCGGTGCGCGCAGCCCGCAAGGAGCTGGGCGCCGATGCCATCGTCGGCAGTTTCTGTGGCACCTCGCGCCACGACGGGATGAGCGCGGGCGAGGCCGGCGCCGATTACGTGGCTTTCGGCCCGATCGGCGCGCATGGGCTGGACGATGGCAGCGTGGCCGAACGCGACCTGTTCGAATGGTGGTCGGCGGTGATCGAGGTGCCGGTGGTGGCCGAGGGCGCCCTGACCGCCGATCTGGTTCGCAGCTTTGCCCCGATCACCGATTTCTTCGGCGTCGGCGACGAGATCTGGTCGGCCGAGGATCCGCTGGCCGCACTCAAAGGGCTGATTTCGGCGATGACCTGA
- a CDS encoding HupE/UreJ family protein, which produces MRNMGLAFLAVLFRLALVALLSSPLTGVAGAHEVTPTVADLRVENETVILDLRLNVEAFLAGIDLDGLGDTDESDGSDSYDRLRALGAAELEPKVRDFAVAWKEQLNLSAGGVALELSYEGVRIPVVGNPDLPRASHLLLTAYLPPGAASLTLGCPRGAGALVLRQQGVDDPYTGYLQGGESSPPIPLAGGAALGPLETFQAYIPVGFTHILPKGLDHILFVLGLFFLSPRLRPLFWQISAFTLAHTLTLALGATGTVRVDPAIVEPLIAASITFVALENILVRRLHAWRPVLVFGFGLLHGLGFAGVLEEFGLPAGQFLPALLGFNIGVELGQLAVIAAAFLSVGLWFRNRRWYRGRIAIPASMLIAMIGAYWVVERTLLT; this is translated from the coding sequence ATGCGGAACATGGGTCTGGCCTTTCTGGCGGTGCTGTTCAGGCTGGCGCTTGTGGCGCTGCTGTCAAGCCCGCTGACAGGGGTGGCCGGCGCCCATGAGGTCACGCCCACCGTCGCCGACCTGAGGGTCGAGAACGAAACCGTCATCCTTGATCTGCGTCTGAATGTCGAAGCTTTCCTGGCCGGGATCGACCTGGACGGGCTGGGCGATACTGACGAGTCCGACGGGTCGGACAGTTATGACCGGCTGCGCGCCCTGGGCGCGGCCGAGCTGGAGCCGAAGGTGCGCGATTTCGCCGTCGCCTGGAAGGAACAGCTGAACCTCAGCGCCGGGGGCGTGGCGCTGGAACTGTCCTACGAGGGCGTGCGCATCCCGGTTGTCGGCAATCCCGACCTGCCGCGCGCCTCGCACCTTTTGCTCACCGCGTATCTGCCCCCCGGCGCGGCCAGCCTGACACTCGGCTGCCCGCGCGGCGCCGGTGCGCTGGTATTGCGTCAGCAGGGGGTCGACGATCCCTATACGGGCTACCTTCAGGGCGGCGAGAGCAGCCCGCCGATCCCGCTTGCGGGCGGTGCGGCGTTGGGGCCGCTTGAGACCTTTCAGGCCTATATTCCAGTGGGCTTCACCCATATCCTGCCCAAGGGTCTGGATCATATCCTGTTCGTGCTGGGCCTGTTCTTCCTGTCGCCCCGGCTGCGGCCGCTGTTCTGGCAGATCAGCGCCTTTACCCTGGCCCATACGCTGACGCTGGCACTGGGTGCGACGGGGACCGTCCGGGTCGATCCGGCGATTGTCGAGCCGCTTATCGCGGCCTCGATCACCTTTGTCGCGCTGGAAAACATCCTGGTGCGCCGCCTGCATGCCTGGCGCCCGGTGCTGGTCTTTGGGTTCGGCCTGCTGCACGGGCTGGGCTTTGCCGGGGTGCTCGAGGAATTCGGCCTGCCCGCCGGGCAGTTCCTGCCGGCGCTCCTGGGCTTCAACATCGGGGTCGAGCTGGGCCAGCTGGCGGTGATCGCCGCCGCGTTCCTGAGTGTCGGTCTGTGGTTTCGCAACCGGCGCTGGTACCGGGGCCGTATCGCGATCCCGGCCTCGATGCTGATCGCGATGATCGGCGCCTATTGGGTGGTCGAACGCACGTTGCTGACCTGA